One genomic window of Malaciobacter molluscorum LMG 25693 includes the following:
- a CDS encoding NUDIX domain-containing protein, with product MDYIENVGCFEVVLDPYSGITISKDTVPFDNAEFEKNLINLINISKNKKRRLIWITIDIDKSYLIPTAVKHNFEFHTCEKDYVFMVKRLVDDAIIPTAVNHTLGVGVVVINEANEILVIKERVSRVGYKLPGGHIDNGELISNAAVREAFEETGVKVEFDSIISIGHFYPHQFDQSNLYVLCSAKPLTYEISIKDTAEIEDAKWVDVFEFLQDDNVFEYNKKIIYAALSNNGFFPKKLESFKNLKKDYELFFPKQQNI from the coding sequence ATGGATTATATAGAAAATGTAGGTTGTTTTGAAGTTGTTTTAGATCCATATAGTGGAATAACAATTTCAAAAGATACAGTTCCTTTTGATAATGCAGAGTTTGAGAAAAATTTAATAAATCTTATTAATATTTCAAAAAACAAAAAAAGAAGACTTATTTGGATAACTATTGATATAGATAAATCCTATTTAATTCCAACTGCTGTAAAACATAATTTTGAATTTCATACTTGTGAAAAAGATTATGTTTTTATGGTAAAAAGATTAGTTGATGATGCAATTATACCAACAGCTGTAAATCATACATTAGGTGTTGGTGTTGTAGTTATAAATGAAGCTAATGAAATTTTAGTTATTAAAGAGAGAGTTTCACGAGTTGGATATAAGCTTCCTGGTGGGCATATTGATAATGGTGAATTAATTTCAAATGCAGCTGTAAGAGAAGCCTTTGAAGAAACAGGTGTAAAAGTAGAGTTTGATTCAATTATAAGTATTGGGCATTTTTATCCACATCAATTTGATCAGTCAAATTTATATGTATTATGTAGTGCAAAGCCTTTAACTTATGAAATTAGTATAAAAGATACTGCTGAAATTGAAGATGCAAAATGGGTAGATGTATTTGAGTTTTTACAAGATGATAACGTGTTTGAATATAATAAAAAAATTATTTATGCAGCACTAAGTAATAATGGATTTTTCCCAAAAAAATTAGAGTCATTTAAAAATCTTAAAAAAGATTATGAATTATTCTTTCCTAAACAACAAAATATCTAA
- a CDS encoding LysE/ArgO family amino acid transporter, which translates to MIDVFIHGFLIGISLIVAIGSQNAYILKLGLLKQHIFKAVMFCIISDVLLISVGVLGLGFFIKDNQILINAITIFGIVFLSAYAFLSFKSAFKNESLKIDNEVKTNPVKKIFAMLFMFTFLNPHVYLDTVLLIGGIGANIENDLKIFFILGTSAASAVWFLSLGYFSRLLIPIFKKPITWKILDILIGILMLYIAYSLVDLVKF; encoded by the coding sequence ATGATAGATGTATTTATACATGGATTTCTTATTGGAATTAGTTTAATTGTTGCTATAGGCTCACAAAATGCTTATATTCTAAAATTAGGTCTTTTAAAACAACATATATTTAAAGCAGTGATGTTTTGTATTATTTCAGATGTTCTTTTAATTTCTGTTGGTGTTTTAGGCTTAGGTTTTTTTATAAAAGATAATCAAATTTTAATAAATGCAATTACAATTTTTGGAATTGTTTTTCTTTCTGCTTATGCATTTTTGTCTTTTAAGAGTGCGTTTAAGAATGAGAGTTTAAAAATAGATAATGAAGTAAAAACAAATCCAGTAAAAAAAATATTTGCAATGCTTTTTATGTTTACATTTCTAAATCCACATGTTTATTTAGATACTGTATTATTAATTGGTGGAATTGGTGCAAATATTGAAAATGATTTAAAAATATTTTTTATATTAGGAACTTCTGCTGCTTCTGCTGTTTGGTTTTTATCTTTGGGATATTTTTCAAGACTTTTAATCCCAATATTTAAGAAACCAATTACATGGAAAATATTAGATATTTTAATTGGTATATTGATGCTTTATATTGCTTACTCATTAGTTGATTTAGTTAAATTTTAA
- a CDS encoding MarC family protein — MQDFISTFLQEAITFFAIMDPIGISALALSILSTNITKNEINKVASRTTITIVIAFFVVIIAGEFVLKVFGLDINSLKVMGGLVLLLMALSMISGNTKFKAEEDAKQNEELAIIPIAIPIVFGTGLFSTIIIFKHEAKTFLDLFSISLAYCLNAVIFYLIFKNSIHIKKLLGVTGQNIITKLMGLIVGALSIQFIISGIISLTKVYL, encoded by the coding sequence GTGCAAGATTTTATCTCAACTTTTTTGCAAGAAGCGATTACTTTCTTTGCAATTATGGATCCAATTGGAATTAGTGCTCTTGCTTTATCTATACTTAGTACAAATATCACAAAAAATGAAATAAATAAAGTAGCATCAAGAACTACAATAACTATAGTTATTGCTTTTTTTGTAGTTATAATTGCTGGTGAATTTGTATTAAAAGTATTTGGATTAGATATTAATTCATTAAAAGTTATGGGTGGATTAGTTTTATTACTTATGGCACTTTCTATGATAAGTGGTAATACAAAGTTTAAAGCTGAAGAAGATGCTAAACAAAATGAAGAATTAGCAATTATTCCTATTGCAATTCCTATTGTATTTGGGACAGGACTTTTCTCTACAATTATTATTTTTAAACATGAAGCAAAAACTTTTTTAGATCTTTTTTCTATTTCTTTAGCTTATTGTTTAAACGCAGTTATTTTTTATTTGATTTTTAAAAATTCTATTCATATAAAAAAATTGTTAGGAGTTACTGGACAAAATATAATTACAAAATTAATGGGCTTAATAGTAGGTGCATTATCAATACAATTTATTATATCAGGTATTATTAGTCTTACAAAGGTTTATTTATGA
- a CDS encoding amino acid ABC transporter permease, whose amino-acid sequence MSKKQSFAQNKTLGHIIAFMFYIAVGYFLYTAATNMNYEWKWTSIPKYFVYTDTQNITAPVGGVLKKEDGKYYIQNDDGKTFLNIDDSYKLEYKLGSDIYEFDFIASKTVTKTGPVLWGLWVTLKISFFAAILTYLIGIITALMKLSSYVFLRDIATVYITIVRGTPLLVQIFLFYFIVANIFELDRFIAGVLSLGIFFGAYMAEILRGAIQSIDKGQLEAANSLGISHFQAMRYIIFPQALKRVLPTLVGEMIALIKDSSLVSAISITDLTKVGREIVANTFSPFETWIIIALVYLSITSILSYLGHNLEKKFSKKGGIA is encoded by the coding sequence ATGAGTAAAAAACAATCGTTTGCACAAAATAAAACATTAGGGCATATTATTGCCTTTATGTTTTATATAGCTGTGGGGTATTTCTTATATACAGCTGCTACAAATATGAACTATGAATGGAAATGGACATCAATTCCTAAATATTTTGTTTATACTGATACACAAAATATAACTGCTCCTGTTGGAGGAGTATTAAAAAAAGAAGATGGCAAATATTATATTCAAAATGATGATGGTAAAACATTTTTAAATATTGATGATTCATACAAACTTGAGTATAAATTAGGTTCTGATATTTATGAGTTTGATTTTATTGCATCTAAAACTGTTACAAAAACAGGACCTGTTTTATGGGGTTTATGGGTAACATTAAAAATCTCCTTTTTTGCAGCAATTCTTACTTATTTAATAGGAATAATCACTGCATTAATGAAACTTTCATCATATGTATTTTTAAGAGATATAGCAACAGTTTATATTACTATTGTAAGGGGGACTCCTTTACTTGTACAAATATTTCTATTTTATTTTATTGTAGCAAATATATTTGAATTAGATAGGTTTATTGCTGGGGTATTATCTCTTGGAATATTCTTTGGTGCATATATGGCAGAGATTTTAAGAGGAGCTATTCAATCAATTGATAAAGGTCAATTAGAAGCTGCTAACTCTTTAGGTATATCTCATTTCCAAGCAATGAGATATATTATATTTCCGCAAGCTTTAAAAAGAGTATTACCTACATTAGTTGGTGAAATGATTGCATTAATAAAAGATTCATCTTTAGTCTCTGCTATTTCAATAACAGATTTAACAAAAGTAGGGAGAGAAATTGTTGCTAATACATTTTCTCCATTTGAAACTTGGATAATTATAGCTCTTGTTTATTTATCAATTACATCAATTTTAAGTTATTTAGGTCATAATTTAGAAAAAAAATTTAGTAAAAAAGGTGGGATTGCTTAG